A region from the Manihot esculenta cultivar AM560-2 chromosome 13, M.esculenta_v8, whole genome shotgun sequence genome encodes:
- the LOC110629089 gene encoding transcription factor HEC1: MDVDRMKSSLSSGEEQIDMMTMMMQMEKLPDFCEPFHSTSSTSSSTLQQIQFSNGNPPNIVTSPPIYHHPHASTSPNLITPPHPSMPFMPTPMQETLTGSLQPNMVAGKLKYPPQFSNANSFLSSMEKKNSTAAIREMIFRIAAMQPIHIDPESVKPPKRRNVKISKDPQSVAARHRRERISERIRILQRLVPGGTKMDTASMLDEAIHYVKFLKKQVQSLEQAGANRSLGGFPFSGLTMPNMGYSSLMNNCQPAPNMVGSMHMLR; encoded by the coding sequence ATGGATGTTGACAGGATGaaatcatcattatcatcagGAGAGGAACAAATTGACATGATGACAATGATGATGCAGATGGAAAAGCTTCCTGATTTCTGTGAGCCTTTTCACAGTacttcttctacttcttcttctACACTGCAACAAATCCAATTCTCCAATGGAAACCCCCCTAACATTGTAACATCACCACCTATTTATCACCACCCACATGCCTCCACTTCTCCTAATCTCATCACGCCACCTCATCCCTCCATGCCATTTATGCCCACTCCAATGCAAGAAACCTTGACAGGATCTCTCCAGCCCAACATGGTCGCTGGCAAACTCAAGTATCCACCACAATTCTCAAATGCAAACTCATTCTTATCTTCAATGGAGAAGAAGAACTCCACTGCAGCAATTAGAGAGATGATCTTTCGTATAGCTGCAATGCAGCCCATTCATATTGACCCAGAATCGGTTAAGCCTCCAAAGCGAAGGAACGTGAAGATATCCAAGGATCCACAGAGTGTAGCAGCGAGACATAGAAGGGAAAGAATAAGCGAGAGGATAAGGATTCTGCAGAGACTAGTTCCAGGAGGCACCAAAATGGACACTGCTTCTATGTTAGATGAAGCTATacattatgtaaaatttttgaAGAAGCAAGTGCAATCTTTAGAACAAGCTGGGGCTAATAGATCCTTGGGTGGATTTCCCTTCTCAGGATTGACAATGCCTAACATGGGTTACTCTTCTTTGATGAACAATTGCCAGCCAGCTCCAAATATGGTGGGCTCAATGCACATGCTTAGATGA
- the LOC110629772 gene encoding triacylglycerol lipase OBL1 — MDCDKGFSSSYMILKPEEVKLLDLIHILFSSNIENTKFVDSPAKRESFERRWLIFISIVVQKILQFSSKPLSFLGSLVEMWLNLLSSNGNFFKLLYNFLRGKVVIPDRTSATFISFIGNFDKRVELDKDIKRGDARYHAALSMMASKASYENEAYLRTIVHNHWEMEFLGFYDYWNDYQEKATTQAFIFRDKTADQDTVVVAFRGTEPFDADAWCSDFDISWYELENIGSIHGGFMKALGLQKSIGWPREIITDKKYTTRKTPLAYYAIKETLREIFSKNDGAKYIVTGHSLGGALAILFPAILAYHDEKMLLERLEGVYTFGQPRVGDERFGEYMENKLKENGISYYRFVYSNDIVPRLPYDDSALMFKHFGTCIYYNRHYQAKVVAEEPNKNYFSPLRAIPMMINAFMELIRSFTILYTEGAEYRECWFMRVFRLIGLAIPGIPPHCPQDYVNATRLGPANLFLQPHHFHQQP, encoded by the exons ATGGATTGTGACAAAGGTTTCTCGAGCAGTTACATGATCTTGAAGCCTGAAGAAGTAAAGCTATTGGATCTCATTCACATCTTGTTTTCCAGTAACATAGAGAACACAAAATTCGTCGACAGTCCTGCCAAGAGGGAGAGTTTCGAGCGTCGATGgcttatatttatctccattgtTGTTCAGAAGATTCTGCAATTCTCTTCCAAGCCATTGTCATTTCTTGGCTCGCTGGTGGAGATGTGGCTCAACCTTTTGTCGAGCAATGGGAACTTTTTTAAACTCCTTTACAATTTCTTAAGAG GGAAGGTGGTGATTCCTGACAGAACATCAGCAACTTTCATTTCTTTCATTGGAAATTTCGACAAGCGAGTTGAGTTGGACAAAGACATCAAACGTGGAGATGCAAGATACCATGCAGCTCTCTCTATGATGGCTTCTAAAGCTTCCTATGAGAACGAGGCATACCTTCGAACTATAGTCCACAACCACTGGGAG ATGGAATTCTTGGGATTTTATGATTACTGGAACG aTTACCAAGAAAAAGCCACAACCCAAGCCTTCATATTTCGGGACAAAACAGCGGACCAGGACACAGTTGTTGTAGCCTTTAGAGGAACTGAACCATTCGACGCAGATGCTTGGTGTTCTGACTTCGATATCTCCTGGTATGAACTTGAAAACATAGGAAGTATTCATGGTGGTTTCATGAAAGCTCTAGGGTTACAGAAGAGCATCGGCTGGCCTCGGGAAATTATCACTGATAAAAAATACACTACACGTAAGACTCCCTTAGCATACTACGCCATTAAAGAAACGTTGAGAGAAATATTCTCCAAGAACGATGGAGCAAAGTATATAGTAACTGGACACAGTTTAGGTGGGGCACTAGCAATTCTATTTCCAGCAATTTTGGCATATCATGATGAGAAGATGTTGCTGGAGAGATTGGAAGGTGTTTATACATTTGGGCAGCCTAGGGTTGGAGATGAAAGATTTGGAGAGTACATGGAAAATAAGTTAAAAGAGAATGGTATCTCTTACTACAGATTTGTTTACAGTAATGACATCGTTCCTAGGTTGCCGTATGATGATTCTGCACTCATGTTCAAGCATTTTGGGACTTGCATTTACTATAACAGACACTATCAAGCAAAG GTTGTTGCAGAGGAACCAAATAAGAATTATTTCTCACCGTTACGAGCAATACCCATGATGATAAATGCATTTATGGAGTTAATAAGAAGCTTTACAATTTTATACACAGAGGGAGCAGAGTATAGAGAATGTTGGTTCATGCGAGTGTTTAGGTTAATTGGGTTGGCAATCCCTGGCATCCCACCTCATTGTCCTCAAGATTATGTTAATGCTACTCGTTTGGGACCTGCTAACCTATTTCTTCAACCACAtcattttcatcaacaaccataA
- the LOC110629892 gene encoding RNA-binding protein Musashi homolog 1 isoform X2 — protein MERKLVVLGIPWEVDTEGLREYMSKFGELEDCIVMKERSSGRSRGFGYVTFASAEDAKNALSSEHFLRNRMLEVKVATPKEEMRAPAKKVTRIFVARIPPSVTETTFRSHFEKYGDIIDLYMPKDHSSKTHRGIGFITFASADTVDSLMADTHELGGSTVVVDRATPKEDDFRPVGRMAHGGYGAYNAYISAATRYAALGAPTLYDHPGPMYGREPPARGMGKKIFVGRLPQEATAEDLHQYFGRFGRILDVYVPKDPKRTGHRGFGFVTFAEDGVADRVSRRSHEICGHQVAIDSATPIDDAGPSGNFMMDAGPPFGGYGGPLRNFGRMYGSLDFDDWGYGMGSARPSRADWRYRPY, from the exons ATGGAGCGAAAGCTTGTG GTTCTTGGTATTCCGTGGGAGGTGGATACAGAAGGTTTGAGGGAATATATGAGCAAATTTGGAGAATTGGAGGATTGTATTGTCATGAAG GAGCGTTCATCAGGTCGCTCTCGTGGTTTTGGATATGTAACATTTGCATCAGCTGAAGACGCAAAG AATGCATTATCAAGTGAACACTTTCTTCGCAATAGAATGCTGGAAGTTAAAGTGGCCACACCAAAG GAGGAGATGAGAGCACCTGCAAAGAAAGTAACAAGGATATTTGTGGCACGGATTCCACCATCTGTGACCGAGACTACTTTTCGAAG TCATTTTGAGAAATATGGCGATATAATAGATCTGTACATGCCAAAG GATCACAGCTCTAAAACACATCGTGGAATTGGGTTTATCACATTTGCTAGTGCAG ATACTGTGGACAGTTTGATGGCTGATACTCATGAACTGGGAGGTTCAACTGTAGTTGTTGATCGAGCAACACCCAAG GAAGATGATTTCAGGCCAGTTGGAAGAATGGCacatggtggatatggggcataCAATGCTTATATTTCTGCAGCTACTAGATATGCGGCACTTGGTGCTCCTACCTTGTATGACCATCCAGGTCCTATGTATGGAA GAGAACCACCTGCTAGAGGAATGGGCAAAAAGATTTTTGTTGGCAGGCTTCCCCAGGAAGCAACTGCTGAAGATCTGCACCAGTATTTTGGTAGATTTGGTCGTATATTAGATGTTTATGTTCCCAAG GATCCAAAGAGAACTGGCCACAGAGGTTTTGGATTTGTAACCTTTGCTGAGGATGGGGTAGCAGATCGTGTTTCTCGTAGGTCTCATGAGATTTGTGGACACCAG GTTGCAATAGATTCAGCAACACCTATTGATGATGCTGGCCCAAGTGGAAATTTCATGATGGATGCTGGTCCTCCTTTTGGGGGTTATGGCGGTCCTTTACGCAACTTTGGTAGGATGTATGGAAGccttgattttgatgat TGGGGTTATGGAATGGGTAGTGCAAGACCTTCAAGGGCAGATTGGAGGTATAGGCCATACTAA
- the LOC110629892 gene encoding RNA-binding protein Musashi homolog 1 isoform X1, which produces MERKLVVLGIPWEVDTEGLREYMSKFGELEDCIVMKERSSGRSRGFGYVTFASAEDAKNALSSEHFLRNRMLEVKVATPKQEEMRAPAKKVTRIFVARIPPSVTETTFRSHFEKYGDIIDLYMPKDHSSKTHRGIGFITFASADTVDSLMADTHELGGSTVVVDRATPKEDDFRPVGRMAHGGYGAYNAYISAATRYAALGAPTLYDHPGPMYGREPPARGMGKKIFVGRLPQEATAEDLHQYFGRFGRILDVYVPKDPKRTGHRGFGFVTFAEDGVADRVSRRSHEICGHQVAIDSATPIDDAGPSGNFMMDAGPPFGGYGGPLRNFGRMYGSLDFDDWGYGMGSARPSRADWRYRPY; this is translated from the exons ATGGAGCGAAAGCTTGTG GTTCTTGGTATTCCGTGGGAGGTGGATACAGAAGGTTTGAGGGAATATATGAGCAAATTTGGAGAATTGGAGGATTGTATTGTCATGAAG GAGCGTTCATCAGGTCGCTCTCGTGGTTTTGGATATGTAACATTTGCATCAGCTGAAGACGCAAAG AATGCATTATCAAGTGAACACTTTCTTCGCAATAGAATGCTGGAAGTTAAAGTGGCCACACCAAAG CAGGAGGAGATGAGAGCACCTGCAAAGAAAGTAACAAGGATATTTGTGGCACGGATTCCACCATCTGTGACCGAGACTACTTTTCGAAG TCATTTTGAGAAATATGGCGATATAATAGATCTGTACATGCCAAAG GATCACAGCTCTAAAACACATCGTGGAATTGGGTTTATCACATTTGCTAGTGCAG ATACTGTGGACAGTTTGATGGCTGATACTCATGAACTGGGAGGTTCAACTGTAGTTGTTGATCGAGCAACACCCAAG GAAGATGATTTCAGGCCAGTTGGAAGAATGGCacatggtggatatggggcataCAATGCTTATATTTCTGCAGCTACTAGATATGCGGCACTTGGTGCTCCTACCTTGTATGACCATCCAGGTCCTATGTATGGAA GAGAACCACCTGCTAGAGGAATGGGCAAAAAGATTTTTGTTGGCAGGCTTCCCCAGGAAGCAACTGCTGAAGATCTGCACCAGTATTTTGGTAGATTTGGTCGTATATTAGATGTTTATGTTCCCAAG GATCCAAAGAGAACTGGCCACAGAGGTTTTGGATTTGTAACCTTTGCTGAGGATGGGGTAGCAGATCGTGTTTCTCGTAGGTCTCATGAGATTTGTGGACACCAG GTTGCAATAGATTCAGCAACACCTATTGATGATGCTGGCCCAAGTGGAAATTTCATGATGGATGCTGGTCCTCCTTTTGGGGGTTATGGCGGTCCTTTACGCAACTTTGGTAGGATGTATGGAAGccttgattttgatgat TGGGGTTATGGAATGGGTAGTGCAAGACCTTCAAGGGCAGATTGGAGGTATAGGCCATACTAA